In the genome of Perca fluviatilis chromosome 4, GENO_Pfluv_1.0, whole genome shotgun sequence, one region contains:
- the eevs gene encoding 2-epi-5-epi-valiolone synthase yields the protein MGKVHLEDDDTKELKTEFSLVKVKGTWKRKQGKKVTKETADCVSAAKIYESITEKGTSWTVVSPIVFTYKVTETQNLLDPSNDTLLLGHITDLQQLEAIKQSNKPIKRFVVVDQEVYKIYGPKLTEYLEANNVLYKILALPTTEENKSMKMALKILEEVNNFSIDRRTEPIIAIGGGVCLDIVGLAASLYRRRTPYIRVPTTLLSYIDASVGAKTGVNFANCKNKLGAYIPPAAAFLDLSFIQTVPRRHISNGLAEMLKMALMKHKGLFELLETHGRMLLDTNFQADNSVYGRNCLQVASQATRIAIVTMLEELSPNLWEDDLNRLVDFGHLISPALEMKVLPSLLHGEAVNIDMSYMVYVSKESGLLTEDDKQRIISCMVNMELPVWHEACTMELIQKSLQERLKHSGGLVRMPLPVGLGEAEISNDTSCEILHRAYSKWCDELNVSSDSNCDS from the exons ATGGGAAAGGTTCATCTGGAGGATGATGATacaaaagaactgaaaactgagTTTAGTTTAGTAAAGGTAAAAGGTACCTGGAAGCGCAAACAGGGAAAGAAGGTGACTAAGGAAACAGctgactgtgtctctgctgCAAAAAT CTATGAGAGCATCACAGAAAAGGGCACCAGTTGGACAGTGGTCAGCCCCATTGTCTTCACTTACAAGGTAACTGAGACCCAGAACTTGCTGGACCCAAGCAACGACACCCTCCTGCTGGGCCACATCACCGACCTGCAGCAGCTGGAGGCCATTAAACAATCCAACAAGCCAATCAAACGCTTTGTGGTGGTTGACCAAGAAGTCTACAAAATCTACGGACCCAAGCTAACTGAATATTTAGAGGCAAACAATGTCCTATACAAGATTTTGGCTCTACCCACTACTGAGGAGAACAAATCTATGAAAATGGCCTTGAAGATCCTAGAGGAGGTCAACAACTTCTCCATTGACCGCCGCACAGAGCCCATTATTGCCATCGGTGGAGGGGTGTGCCTGGACATAGTGGGCCTGGCTGCCTCACTCTACAGAAGACGCACCCCTTACATCAGGGTCCCAACCACACTACTGTCCTACATCGATGCTAGCGTGGGAGCAAAGACGGGGGTTAACTTTGCAAACTGCAAGAACAAGCTGGGTGCCTACATTCCACCTGCTGCTGCCTTCCTTGACCTTTCCTTCATACAAACTGTTCCACGACGACACATCTCCAACGGGCTAGCAGAGATGTTAAAG ATGGCCTTGATGAAACACAAAGGCCTCTTTGAGCTTCTTGAGACACACGGCCGTATGCTGTTGGACACAAACTTCCAGGCTGATAACAGTGTCTATGGACGCAACTGCTTACAGGTTGCATCACAAGCGACTCGTATAGCCATCGTTACCATGCTGGAGGAGCTTTCCCCAAACCTTTGGGAGGATGACTTAAACAGACTTGTGGACTTTGGTCACCTCATCAGCCCAGCATTAGAGATG AAAGTTCTCCCATCTCTGCTGCACGGTGAGGCAGTGAACATCGATATGTCCTACATGGTTTATGTGTCCAAGGAGAGTGGTCTACTGACAGAAGATGACAAGCAAAGGATCATCAGCTGCATGGTGAACATGGAGCTGCCTGTCTGGCATGAGGCATGTACCATGGAGCTCATACAGAAGTCTCTGCAGGAAAGGCTGAAGCATTCGGGAGGCCTGGTCAGAATGCCTCTGCCTGTTGGTCTCGGGGAAGCGG aaatTTCTAATGATACATCTTGTGAGATCCTGCACAGAGCTTACTCAAAATGGTGTGATGAGCTGAACGTCTCCTCTGACAGCAACTGCGACTCTTAA